DNA from Branchiostoma lanceolatum isolate klBraLanc5 chromosome 9, klBraLanc5.hap2, whole genome shotgun sequence:
ttttttcccTTCCAGCTACACCTGTAACTGCAGCAACACTGGTTTTGTGGGGAACGACTGTGAGGTAGAGATCAGGGAGTGTGACTCCAGCCCCTGCCAACATGGCGGCATCTGCAACGATCTCATCAACTACTACAACTGCTCATGTTACGATGGATTCGAAGGCTACAACTGTGAGACAGACATCGACGAATGCGCATCGGATCCATGTCAGAACGGAGCAACGTGTACAGAGAATTCAGCGGGTGGGAACACGGACTGGCCCAACGCCGGAGGGtacatgtgtacgtgtgttCCAGGCTATGCTGGGGACAACTGTGAAACAGATATCAACGAGTGTGATTCTGATCCATGTCAGAACGGAGCAACCTGTAACGACTTGATCAACATGTACACCTGCGACTGCGTGCCAGGATTCAGGGGCACGAACTGTGAGGAGAACATTGACGAGTGTTCGGAATACGGCGGCAACCCATGTCAGAATGGGGCCAGGTGCGTCGATGGTATCAATGACTACACCTGTGTATGCTCACAAGGACTGGGTGGTAAGAACTGTTCGGTAACACTGATCGGTTGCAATGTAAATGGGTGTGAAAACAACTCCACCTGTGTGCCATACTTGCAAGATGAAGCAACTGACACGCACAATTACACCTGTAACTGTGATAACGGCTTTGTTGGCCGCAACTGTGAGAAAGGCACAACTCTGTCGTTCGATGGAAGTGGGTTTATTGTTGTCCCTCCGCAAACTGGCCCCACTGTCACATTGCAGATCAGGTTCAGAACCACATTGCCATCTGGCGTTCTGGCCTTCGTTGGGGATGCAAACCACCACGGCATCTTGGAGATTGTTGACAACAAGATACAGCTCACCCACTTTAACGGTACTGTGAAGAGAAATGTCGAAGTTAACAAGATCATCAGTGATGGGGAATGGCACGACGTCACCGCAAGCATTATGGAGTCTGGTAccatgtctgtttgtgttgatGTCTCCAACTGTAATGATGGTAGCGTCGGTCAGACCGTAGATTTTGGAGACCTGCATGTCGGTGGAGCCGACAGCTCTCTGCTTGCTCTGACAACATCTCGTAAGAACTATGTAGGCTGTGTGGAGGACATTGTGAGGGATGGTTATGCCATCGTAGCAGCAGACTACATTTCACAGGGATCTGGATCCATCGCGGAGGGGTGTGATCGGAAGGATCAGTGTAATCCGGATCCGTGCTCGGGGAAGGGCATGTGTACAGACGAGTGGATCCAGTACACGTGCGAGTGTGAACGGCCTTACACTGGAAACAACTGCAACTACAGTAAGTGCAGCATACTCTTTTGCTGTCTCTTTTCTAAGAGTACCTTGTAGTTTTTTCAACATTGCCAGTGTTAATCACACTTCGTGCATAGTGGGATTTTCAATGAAGTTGATAATATGTGGTTTATTCAGAGCATTGCTAAAATGTTTTCTGCTGCTATACCTGTAGTGCTGATTAGCTGAGGCTAGTGTCTGCTAAAGATGTCAAGAAAGTAGCAAATTTTGCATGCTGTTGTGGGTTTTACTGTCTGTAGGCGAGTAACGCTGCAGTTTTGTAATGATCCTGATTCACTAAGTGATCCTCTTTTGTTGTCATCTTTATTTACTTCACAGCCTTCAGCACCGGCACCTTCAGCAACGAAGACTCAAGCAGTTTTGCCAACTTTGTGGTTCCTCGCAGCAGTCCTAACGAACCCTTCAAGGTCTCCATGTTCTTCCGCACGCGGAAACCGGACGGTCTGCTGATGTTTACTGGAGAGCCGGGAGTCGCCCCTGGATCGCCACCTGAAGATGCTAACTATGTTGCAGGTTTGGACCTTTTTTTGCTCCTTCCAAAAAAGTTCTCTTTTACATGATAGTGATCCTGAAGAGTAGAGCtaaagggataggtgaggtgagagCTAAAAAGGTGAATTATGATTCTTAGTTTGCGCATAGGTTTTGTCCAACAAAGAAGTGATAAGATGTAGGTTCAGATCCAGATATGCAGATGCTGTATTATTTCTCCAAGGAGTATAAACTGTTGTAAAGAGACTTGAAAAAGAATTGaataatgtaacattacatgtagctGCCAGCCAATGGAATCTTGCATCCAAGCAGTTAAATTTGTCATGTCAAAAAGTACTCCTAAAGTCTCATCTTATATATGGAAGGGAAGTTCTTTAGCCGATTCTGGATACTTCTACTGCTACTCTCAAATCGCGTAGTGTTTAAGTTATGAGTAGTCAACTTCTGTGTCATATGTAGATTTGTTTGAGTATTAAAAAGTAAatcttttctacatcttcagtGCAACTTGTCAATGGAAGAATCCGTGTTGACGTCAAGGAGGAGGGTGAGACTATTGACCAGCCAAAGAGCTACACCCTGGGCGGAAGGCTTGCAGATGGAGAGTTCAAGTTTGTAGATGTGTCGATAGACGGAGAGAACATGTATATCAACGTGAACGACCAGGTCAGCAATACCATCACACTCGACAATGCTCCTAACCTACCAGGCGGTGTGTTGTATATCGCTGGTATGGACTTCCAAAACCCTGAAAATCTGGGTCTTTCCACCACCGAGCCATTTAAGGGGTGTATCCAGGACCTGCGGTACAACGAAACACGACTCGACTTCTATCCGCTCGCCATACCTGGCTTCCAGCTCGACTCTCCATCTCTTGATTCTACTGGCCTCAGTAACGTTAACAACACCTGTGTGAGTGACGACACCTGTGCCAGCAGCCCCTGTACCAACGGCGGTGTCTGCACCATTACCTGGAACGACTTTGAGTGTGACTGTCCTGTAGGGTACACAGGGAAGAACTGCTCTGAGACAGACTTCTGCTTCTCCAGTCCATGTCCATCCAACTCCACCTGCAACAACCTGGATGATGGGTTTGAATGTAAGTATTCTGTTTTGACAATGTGGATTGTCGTCCCTGGTATTGTGTCAGACTTTAATTTCCAGGTAGTAACAAAGTGTTATGTAGTCAATGttaaacaaaaatgtaaaaacgcTGTTGAACAGAATATTGTTAAAGAAAATTATGGCATATAATGTGTACACGTGCTCAGATTTGGAAGAAAACTTACTCTGCAGacattttcatttcagtttATTTCTTCAGTTTGCCTTTTTTTCAACAGTGACTCAGTAAACCTCACAACAAGATCTGTTCCTTCTTTATAAATcaaaacctgtacatgtgtattttcacCAGGCCTTGCATCTGCCACCTTTGACCAAGACATGCTGGAGTACAGCACCAGCCCAAGTTTCACTGCTATTGACAACACCCTTCAAGTCAGCTTCCGGACAAGAGAAACGGACGCTCTTCTAGTCAGAGCCTCCGGTGGTTCCACGACTGTTGAGCTCGAAATTGTTGGCGGAAACGTCCACTTCACCTACAATAATGCGCTTTCTGCTGAGGGAAGCCTTGATGTGAGCGACGGAGAATGGCACACAGCAGAAGTCACGTTCTTGGGGACGGTGGCACAGCTGACTGTGGATAACGGTGCTGAAAATGTTACAGCAAACATGGGACAGGCTGCTCCAAACTTCGACAACTTTGTCGGGCAAGACACCATCCAAGTTGGGAGCCAAGGCGGGCAGGGTTACTTCAAGGGCTGCATGGAGGATCTACGCGTGGGTGGGGTCCTTTTGCCGTTCTTTGAGTCCTCTCAGATCCCGACAAACGCCTCCCAGAAGTTCAACCTCAAGTCAGCCGGTAGCATCACCGTTGGTTGCACAAGCGATGACGTTTGCGGGCCACAGCCTTGTGTCAACGGCGCCACCTGCTCTGACATCTTCAACGACTACAACTGCACCTGTGTGCCAGGGTACTCTGACAAGAACTGCAGCACCAACATAGATGAATGCGCATCAGGCCCCTGTCTAAATGGAGCCACCTGTCAAGATGCCATCAATGAGTACTCCTGCGACTGTGTTCCTGGGTACTTTGGGGACCACTGTGAGACAGAAATCAACGAGTGTGACTCCAGCCCCTGTCAGTTCAACTCCACGTGTATCGACCTGGTCAATGCCTTCTTCTGTAACTGCTCCACCAACTACACGGGTGAATTCTGTGAGGTTAACGTAAGTTCAGTCAATCATTGCTACTTCTTTACTTTGGTTGCAGCTGATATGTTTGGAGCTGTTGGTTATAGAAAAATGATCTTTTAACTCAATATTTACTGCCTTTTTACTTTGAATAACTGCCTTTCATAATTTTGTCAGCTTCTTGCTCAAATGCTAGCTAACAGAATTGCTGAAAGGAGATGTAGTTGTGAACACCAGGAAAAAGGAACATGCACTTTTTGCATTGAAGGTGTTTTAATCTGTTGTATTAAGGGTGGTTGTGTTGCAGTAACAAAGGCAGATAAAAACTGATGCATTGAATGTACAACACTGATTGACAAACTTGTGATGTTATTGAACTGTGGCTGTGTAGAGCTGGCATAAGCTAATGAAAACTGATGCCATTGAATGTGCAAGACTGATTTGGCAACTCATCTTATGTGACAAATGATGAAGCCTGGCTGTTGCATGACAAAAGAGCTTTGTTGCGACACTTACAGATCTTTGAGAGGTGCGATGCTGGGCCGTGTCAAAATGGAGCTACATGTAATGATCTCAACATTACTGCGACTAACAAGGTATGAGATTTTAAAACTAAGTGTTAAAGAGTTGTATGCTCTTGTGGATACTAAGAATGGTTGAAGCAAGAAATTGTATTGTTGTATAGTTGTATATTATTTTTAATGAATCAGATGTAATAATGGtgtttctttaatttttcttttattgacCAAAGACTTGAAGTGTTGATACAATGTATGCTTAAGAAATTAGTCCTGTTCATCACAGTGTAATATGCCATGCTTGATAAGTTTAATGTGCCATAAGTTAGGCCTGTTTCGTGTGATATTGCATTTTACAAAGCCACATTTTACGTAGAACATGTGCAGGATGTAACATCGGTctgttgttggtgttgtttgtACGATGGAAattgacaaaacaaatgtaGCACGGCAACAATAAGACATATACATTTTTTCCCAGTTTTATCCAACAACCAACTCCAGTCAACAACCAtatttccttggtcccttgagtggttggatacaagtttgactgtatcacaAAGACTGAAACTGTTAACATGTAACCTTCCCCCAGGCGGCGTTTGAGTGCATATGTCCCCCTGGCTACGAGGGAAAGCTGTGTGACCAGGAGATTGACTACTGCGCCGGCCAGCCCTGCAGGTTCGGGGCCACCTGTTCCAACAACAGGCAGATATTTGACTACGAGTGCGCCTGTGTGCCAGGATACACCGACAAGAACTGCAGCACCAACATTGACGAGTGTGCTTCTGACCCATGTGAGAATGGGGCACAGTGCACCGATCTTGTCAATGGTTACACATGCCAGTGCACAGACGGTATGTGTGTCTTTTAAAATGATTATGTGTTGTTTAAACTTATCTAATGCTGAATATGTTCATCGTTGCATTGCCTAGGAAAGATTTTCAGACTGGTTGAACTGTATGCTATCCATAATTTTGTAATATCCTTGATTCAAAAAACTTCTGAATGGGTTAAGTTATTTGGttattttgtattattcatGAAGTTTCTTAGCTTTCCATGCTGTTGTGTGTACTCACTCTGTTCCAACTATTTTTACAGGGTGGAATGGAACAGAATGCAATGTTGACATTGACGAGTGTTTGACGATAACCTGTGAGAACAATGGCTCCTGTGAGAACCTGCCCGGGTCTGTCAAGTGCAACTGTGCCGAGGGATATGAAGGTGACACTCCTTTTTCTTTTATGTCCAGCAGTCTCTGTCTGTGCCAAATAAAAGAAATTCCTGTACTCAAATTGGCCTTACATGAATATGCCCTCtttcaaaacatatttgaaatatggtttgaaaaatgatatgatttatttatGGCCAGTttaatgtactttttacagCGATCTAGTTCCATATGAAGGGAAATTTTTAGCGGCTTGTAAAACGTTTACATTTAGGTTCCACTGACCCCACTGAAAGCATTTCAGCACAAAGGGCAGTGCAGGTGAACTGTTGTGTGACAGTGAATATTATACATAATGACTACCTTGTCTAAAATTACATGTTAATGTCCATGTTGATCTTCACTTGTCCTGCACACTACATCGACAGGCACCCATTGCGAATTCCGTAGTTGTGAGGAGGGCCATTGTATGAACAATGGTAGCTGTAGAATGACTCAGCAGGGcagggtctgtgtgtgtgccgaCGGGTTCCCAGGTAAAACCAAACCGAGGCCACAGGCCTTGCGAAAAGTTGGTCAAAAGTTCCAGTTTCTCACCCTTCAGTTTTTAAACCTTTTGTTCTTTGGTTTGGAATCAGTTGTCGTTGTGACAAGTTTTACTGATGTGTTTGTTCGATGTGTTGTGTAAGAGGTGTCAGTGAAAACATTTGTGGTGACTGCACAGCCCCTGTCCTCCATGTTTTATTTCAACGTTAACAAATCACTTTTTGTGATCAGAGTTTGAACTTTTCACATTCAAAATTTAAGGCTTTTAAGTATTTTATAAGATTCTAGATATATTTTCTGACCTAGTTTTGTTAAAATCCTGGTTTACCACTTCCAACAATCCCTAATTGTTTCTTTTGCATGCTGGAAAAGTTTGACTTGCAGGAATGTTGTCCAAACTATTTCTGATGCTGCTATTACTAAGCAAATATTACATTCACAGTGCGCATGATGcttacatgtagtgtttatgtGGACGTTTGATTCTTGAAACTTGCTCCACTGTTtacatacttttttttaataagAACATTCCTCAAACATGCatgatactttttttcagtcatAGATCTGGATGTACTGCTATCAATCTTAGTTTGTTATGTTGACTGTCatttttagtacatgtagatgcatgaAGCGGATGCAAGGCAGTGCATGGCATGCATGGGTGTTCTGCTgtgaagttacatgtatagcCAACATGTCTTCTTTCTTGTGTTGTATTCTaggatacaatgtatttcaaggTAACAGAATTAACTGGTGGATTCTTTGATCAGTGATGACATCACATCTACCCTTTCGTCCTCTTGTAGGCGACCGATGTGAACTTGACATAGACGAATGCAACACGACCTTCCCATGTCAAAATGGGGCCACGTGTAACAACTCAGTTGGAACTTACACATGTAACTGTACCCTGGGCTACTCTGGGCACGACTGTGACGTGCCTGTTTGTAGCGGTGACGTGTGTCTGTATGGTTCGACCTGTATGACAAACTCCACTCATTGGTCATGCCTTTGTGCCGAGGGCTACCAAGGTATGATGGGAAGGAAAATGACGACTTTGACCTTGACGGTGGTTAACCTCCGGGCAATGAGGATTGCTGTGGCCTTTGGAATACTCCATTTTACATTCAGGGGGAGGACAGTCAGATAACATCTGTAACGTCTAATAACATAATTCCATGGAGGTACAtgattctgccaccctgaaaagatacttcAAAACAGATGTCCAACCAAACGTTTATCCCTTAAGATTAGAAGATGTTCCCTGTAGTTCTGTCTATACTTTGCTGGAAAGGGTGAAGAATAAGAACTAGCACAATCAAGCAAACAATCAAGTCCCAGCAATCCTCATACCCAGTGTTCTGTGGTGATAGCTTGGAGATAACCCTGTGGTGTTGGGCCCTGCATGGTGCTCAGTGCATGCTGGTGCATGTGGTCTGTTAATGTAGCCTCAGTACTAGGAGCATGCTGTTTGGGAAGTGTTGGTGTAGGATTAGCATGTGTAGGgaactttatacatgtatcttcttgcGTTTTGTTTGTAGATTTTGTATTTCAGCTTCCCCTTCAGTTGATGCATGCAGTAATTTCTTTCAGTATAGGAACACAGTCAAGTAGATATGTACTGATGTACAGGTACTGCACACTTTACCTGGACATCAGTGCATGTGTCCTGTATATCCTTACTGTCCATATCACATGCACATACCTGTATACATAGTGCTGAGAACAAGATGCCTTTGTGCTAGATAATGATTCTCCCTTCAGCTAGAATGTGGATGCCTGATGAGGTTCTGATGTGTTGATactgacaatacatgtacatgtatctgtcctGTCCCAGGCCTACGCTGTGATGAGGATTTTGACGAGTGTCAAACCTCTCCCTGTGAGCGCAGCGCCCCCTGTAATAACACGTTCGGCGGCTACGAGTGTCTCTGTCCGCTTGGCTATGCCGGTCAGAACTGCTCTGACCCGAGGTGCACTCCTGATCTGTGCGCTAATAACGCTACCTGCAATGATACAGGCCCAGACTGGGTCTGTTACTGTGAGGATGGGTTGGAAGGTGAGGTACGCCTCCAGGCATACATTTAGCCGGCTGGCTGTTCTTCAGAACCTTCTGCACTGTTTAGATTGGCATGGCTGCTTTGGTGATATACCGTCGTATGGTAGTTCATTTCTTTCCTTCACTCCCCAAGTTATTTGTTGGCTCAAAGCAATTAGTTTTGTCTGTTGGCATGGCCATATAGGTGTTTTCCTTCCTGGTTTTGCATAGCAGCTTTTAAGCGTTGCTTTTGGTCTTTGCAGTCATTAGTAACAGATCTTGGAACAGCCGATTGTCTCTTTTTCCTTCACTTTTGCAGGCCAGGTGCTACCTATCCGTTATTCCTGTGTTTATTTCTTTCATTGCCCTTTACCTGAACCCTTTTGTCATTGTGAATAATGCTTGGCTTCTATTCGGTGTTTGTTGGATGTTGTTGCGTTCTCTGTGGTGTTTCAGCTGCTGATAGAAATTGCATGTATGGCTATCAACTATCTTAGTTTTCACATCTTCTCCATTCAACTGAGTAAAAGTGATGCATAGAAAACTGAGCTTGTTGTTTCATTATGTCATGATGTCTTGAACAAATTGcaatattcaaacatttttgGAATTTCCCACCCCTCCTTTCACAGGACTGCGATGCAATGAAGACGTAGATGAGTGCATGGGCGCTCCTTGTGAGCATGGTGCTCGCTGCAATAATACCTATGGCAGTTTCCAGTGTATCTGTCCCCTGGGGTACACAGGGCAGACCTGTGGGATGCCCCAGTGTTCGGCTGACTTATGTGCAAACAATGCCACCTGTAATGACACTGGCACTGACTGGGTGTGTGATTGTACTGAAGGGTTTGAAGGTGAGGTGTAGTAGTTACATGTACCCCTGCATGAGCCTCATGGACTGGCAATTTGtcctagctacatgtagaaaTGCATGTCATTGTATGTTTCCcattagaaaaacaaacatcttcAAGTTCTTTTGCTTTCGTTAGAATCAGCATTGCTTTATCAGACTTGCATTCATACTTTTAATCTTGTTTTGAAATGACTGAAGTGTCTTGTTTTCCCACTAGAAGCATGTACGTGCTAAATACAGTGTCTTGTTTGTACTCTCCTACTCAATGGAAATGTGTTTCATACAATTTCTGttgtttgtaatttttcatttgtGTTGGACTTGGTTTACAACAGTATTTCAAGTGGAATGTGGAGTTttcctttgttgtttgtctCATTGAAcagttgattttgggccccgtGGTTTTGACTGGTTATACTTTCACCTTGGTTGTGACTCCTGAGTTGTTGGTTCATCTTGTTTGTCAGTCTTGAGTTGTAGGTCCATGCTTTCAATGTagaattgtacaggcagatCTGTCTATCATGCTCAATTTAAATGAACTGAAACTCATTTCTTACTACATCATCACAAACTTTAAGGTGCTTTTAGTTTCTTTAAGATATAGCTCAATATTGTGACAATACTTGTTGTCTAACAAAGTCACAAACAGTGTTCCTCCTGTCTTTTGCAATCCATTCCCGCCATCCTCTCTATAGGCCTGCAGTGTGATGAAGACATAGATGAGTGCATGAGCGCCCCCTGTGAGAATGATGCACTCTGCAAAAACA
Protein-coding regions in this window:
- the LOC136441165 gene encoding protein crumbs-like isoform X14, with the protein product MENARGCFLLGVGLSLLAVVAAQTTQAPTPSANAFFNGFNSYAVLPNTLDITSRLTSFSFRTCNGGQLLRQEGSNGDYIEMSLLESGVLRFSFRKAGGRGEDFVDLGSGLTTNQMWHTVNLEYSVGNLTLSVDGEQITVASQTVRSYVLDIDLSGSVDGGVMIGRGLIGCVYEGPGVQLTTATSQSSVQWGSCPLENVEGCDGPVDTDACVSHPCENGGKCVDEIQNYTCICTTRYTGRNCEIDTGPLCESQANLCYNGGVCQEQQNGNYTTCVCRDGWAGPRCTESPCVSEPCMNGATCLNVTGGYQCTCPDGFAGVNCEININECASVPAPCKNGGVCTDDIFGVICDCTDTGYEGPFCQDDVNECNNDPCQNSGTCFNRPGGFTCQCAQGWDGETCENELDECISDPCQNGATCEDRQGSYFCNCVSGFEGTNCETSQACQAQPCNLEEDCFPEGLDYRCECKPGYEGSAGNCREIDECASNPCRNRGTCNNYINYYNCSCRDGYYGYNCENTNECVLRPNYCRNGATCRDLTASFECVCAVGFTGEDCSENIDDCAQNTCQNGATCMDGTNQYTCNCVDGFAGDRCQTNIDDCSPDPCQNSGTCTDLVNDYRCECTTAWAGKNCTQANLCEVPTPVVCEDGKVCFISEDGLGTDCQCPLGYTGVNCADNIDECDPDPCQNNATCIDGINKFVCNCTSGWQGVTCEEDIDECHPSPCQHDSVCVNNEGSYDCFCRQGYHGKNCELDINECYSEPCQNGATCQDLIAEAKCTCAPGYTGVWCEREIRECDSDPCQNGGTCIDLIARYNCSCMPGWEGVNCEQEVDECESSPCLNGGQCTDLFNNYTCNCSNTGFVGNDCEVEIRECDSSPCQHGGICNDLINYYNCSCYDGFEGYNCETDIDECASDPCQNGATCTENSAGGNTDWPNAGGYMCTCVPGYAGDNCETDINECDSDPCQNGATCNDLINMYTCDCVPGFRGTNCEENIDECSEYGGNPCQNGARCVDGINDYTCVCSQGLGGKNCSVTLIGCNVNGCENNSTCVPYLQDEATDTHNYTCNCDNGFVGRNCEKGTTLSFDGSGFIVVPPQTGPTVTLQIRFRTTLPSGVLAFVGDANHHGILEIVDNKIQLTHFNGTVKRNVEVNKIISDGEWHDVTASIMESGTMSVCVDVSNCNDGSVGQTVDFGDLHVGGADSSLLALTTSRKNYVGCVEDIVRDGYAIVAADYISQGSGSIAEGCDRKDQCNPDPCSGKGMCTDEWIQYTCECERPYTGNNCNYTFSTGTFSNEDSSSFANFVVPRSSPNEPFKVSMFFRTRKPDGLLMFTGEPGVAPGSPPEDANYVAVQLVNGRIRVDVKEEGETIDQPKSYTLGGRLADGEFKFVDVSIDGENMYINVNDQVSNTITLDNAPNLPGGVLYIAGMDFQNPENLGLSTTEPFKGCIQDLRYNETRLDFYPLAIPGFQLDSPSLDSTGLSNVNNTCVSDDTCASSPCTNGGVCTITWNDFECDCPVGYTGKNCSETDFCFSSPCPSNSTCNNLDDGFECLASATFDQDMLEYSTSPSFTAIDNTLQVSFRTRETDALLVRASGGSTTVELEIVGGNVHFTYNNALSAEGSLDVSDGEWHTAEVTFLGTVAQLTVDNGAENVTANMGQAAPNFDNFVGQDTIQVGSQGGQGYFKGCMEDLRVGGVLLPFFESSQIPTNASQKFNLKSAGSITVGCTSDDVCGPQPCVNGATCSDIFNDYNCTCVPGYSDKNCSTNIDECASGPCLNGATCQDAINEYSCDCVPGYFGDHCETEINECDSSPCQFNSTCIDLVNAFFCNCSTNYTGEFCEVNIFERCDAGPCQNGATCNDLNITATNKAAFECICPPGYEGKLCDQEIDYCAGQPCRFGATCSNNRQIFDYECACVPGYTDKNCSTNIDECASDPCENGAQCTDLVNGYTCQCTDGWNGTECNVDIDECLTITCENNGSCENLPGSVKCNCAEGYEGERCGIRGPCADFPCQNGANCSQNVNANPMTFDCECAYGWDGDDCTAEVDWCASSPCENNGNCSSVNTQGFTCACEPWLAGPTCEEDKDDCLSNPCLNGATCRDRTGEVGVECACTPYWKGETCDEDRNECEEPEEEEYRCPLNVTASDCENLEGNFTCMCLSGWAGEYCREEVPTTLGRGTDLGLILGPSIAAAILLLIIILLVLLLLMKSKRATRGTYSPSRQEMTGSRGVEMGGMLKPPPEERLI
- the LOC136441165 gene encoding protein crumbs-like isoform X12, which produces MENARGCFLLGVGLSLLAVVAAQTTQAPTPSANAFFNGFNSYAVLPNTLDITSRLTSFSFRTCNGGQLLRQEGSNGDYIEMSLLESGVLRFSFRKAGGRGEDFVDLGSGLTTNQMWHTVNLEYSVGNLTLSVDGEQITVASQTVRSYVLDIDLSGSVDGGVMIGRGLIGCVYEGPGVQLTTATSQSSVQWGSCPLENVEGCDGPVDTDACVSHPCENGGKCVDEIQNYTCICTTRYTGRNCEIDTGPLCESQANLCYNGGVCQEQQNGNYTTCVCRDGWAGPRCTESPCVSEPCMNGATCLNVTGGYQCTCPDGFAGVNCEININECASVPAPCKNGGVCTDDIFGVICDCTDTGYEGPFCQDDVNECNNDPCQNSGTCFNRPGGFTCQCAQGWDGETCENELDECISDPCQNGATCEDRQGSYFCNCVSGFEGTNCETSQACQAQPCNLEEDCFPEGLDYRCECKPGYEGSAGNCREIDECASNPCRNRGTCNNYINYYNCSCRDGYYGYNCENTNECVLRPNYCRNGATCRDLTASFECVCAVGFTGEDCSENIDDCAQNTCQNGATCMDGTNQYTCNCVDGFAGDRCQTNIDDCSPDPCQNSGTCTDLVNDYRCECTTAWAGKNCTQANLCEVPTPVVCEDGKVCFISEDGLGTDCQCPLGYTGVNCADNIDECDPDPCQNNATCIDGINKFVCNCTSGWQGVTCEEDIDECHPSPCQHDSVCVNNEGSYDCFCRQGYHGKNCELDINECYSEPCQNGATCQDLIAEAKCTCAPGYTGVWCEREIRECDSDPCQNGGTCIDLIARYNCSCMPGWEGVNCEQEVDECESSPCLNGGQCTDLFNNYTCNCSNTGFVGNDCEVEIRECDSSPCQHGGICNDLINYYNCSCYDGFEGYNCETDIDECASDPCQNGATCTENSAGGNTDWPNAGGYMCTCVPGYAGDNCETDINECDSDPCQNGATCNDLINMYTCDCVPGFRGTNCEENIDECSEYGGNPCQNGARCVDGINDYTCVCSQGLGGKNCSVTLIGCNVNGCENNSTCVPYLQDEATDTHNYTCNCDNGFVGRNCEKGTTLSFDGSGFIVVPPQTGPTVTLQIRFRTTLPSGVLAFVGDANHHGILEIVDNKIQLTHFNGTVKRNVEVNKIISDGEWHDVTASIMESGTMSVCVDVSNCNDGSVGQTVDFGDLHVGGADSSLLALTTSRKNYVGCVEDIVRDGYAIVAADYISQGSGSIAEGCDRKDQCNPDPCSGKGMCTDEWIQYTCECERPYTGNNCNYTFSTGTFSNEDSSSFANFVVPRSSPNEPFKVSMFFRTRKPDGLLMFTGEPGVAPGSPPEDANYVAVQLVNGRIRVDVKEEGETIDQPKSYTLGGRLADGEFKFVDVSIDGENMYINVNDQVSNTITLDNAPNLPGGVLYIAGMDFQNPENLGLSTTEPFKGCIQDLRYNETRLDFYPLAIPGFQLDSPSLDSTGLSNVNNTCVSDDTCASSPCTNGGVCTITWNDFECDCPVGYTGKNCSETDFCFSSPCPSNSTCNNLDDGFECLASATFDQDMLEYSTSPSFTAIDNTLQVSFRTRETDALLVRASGGSTTVELEIVGGNVHFTYNNALSAEGSLDVSDGEWHTAEVTFLGTVAQLTVDNGAENVTANMGQAAPNFDNFVGQDTIQVGSQGGQGYFKGCMEDLRVGGVLLPFFESSQIPTNASQKFNLKSAGSITVGCTSDDVCGPQPCVNGATCSDIFNDYNCTCVPGYSDKNCSTNIDECASGPCLNGATCQDAINEYSCDCVPGYFGDHCETEINECDSSPCQFNSTCIDLVNAFFCNCSTNYTGEFCEVNIFERCDAGPCQNGATCNDLNITATNKAAFECICPPGYEGKLCDQEIDYCAGQPCRFGATCSNNRQIFDYECACVPGYTDKNCSTNIDECASDPCENGAQCTDLVNGYTCQCTDGWNGTECNVDIDECLTITCENNGSCENLPGSVKCNCAEGYEGDRCELDIDECNTTFPCQNGATCNNSVGTYTCNCTLGYSGHDCDVPVCSGDVCLYGSTCMTNSTHWSCLCAEGYQGERCGIRGPCADFPCQNGANCSQNVNANPMTFDCECAYGWDGDDCTAEVDWCASSPCENNGNCSSVNTQGFTCACEPWLAGPTCEEDKDDCLSNPCLNGATCRDRTGEVGVECACTPYWKGETCDEDRNECEEPEEEEYRCPLNVTASDCENLEGNFTCMCLSGWAGEYCREEVPTTLGRGTDLGLILGPSIAAAILLLIIILLVLLLLMKSKRATRGTYSPSRQEMTGSRGVEMGGMLKPPPEERLI